The region CCCGGGCACGACGGCGACCCCGCCGGTCGCCGCCACGGGCTCGGCGATGGCGTGGTCGATCGCGATGCGGGTCAGGGTCGGCCACACGCGCTCCAGCACCTCCTGCCGCGACGGCGTCTCCCACGCCCGCGCGATCTCCGCCAGTCCCGCGGCGAGCGGCGGCTGCAGCCGCTCGAGGTGCCCGAGCAGCACGTCGGTGCGCGCCACGAACATGCCGGCGTTCCACGCGACGTCCCCGCGCGCCAGGTACTCCGCGGCGGTCTCGGCGTCGGGCTTCTCCACGAACTGCGCGACCACGCGCGCGACCGGTCCGCCCTCCTCGGGGGCGAGCGGCGCACCGGCGTGCACGTACCCGAACGCGGTCGACGGCGCGGTCGGCGTGATCCCGATCGTCGCGACGTACCCCGCGCGCGCCGCCACGGCCGCGTGCCGCACCGCCGCGTGGAACCCCTCGACCTCGGGCACGACGTGGTCGGCGGCGAAGGAGGCGACGAGCACGTCGCCGTGACGCTCGCGCAGGATGGCGGCGGCCAGGCCGATGGCGGCCATCGAGTCGCGCGGCGAC is a window of Litorihabitans aurantiacus DNA encoding:
- a CDS encoding mannose-1-phosphate guanylyltransferase; protein product: MTPIEDLYAIVPAGGAGTRLWPLSRRSRPKFLLDLLGSGRTLLQGTLDRLLPLTGAERVVVVTGAVHAGAVVDQLPELGADQVLAEPSPRDSMAAIGLAAAILRERHGDVLVASFAADHVVPEVEGFHAAVRHAAVAARAGYVATIGITPTAPSTAFGYVHAGAPLAPEEGGPVARVVAQFVEKPDAETAAEYLARGDVAWNAGMFVARTDVLLGHLERLQPPLAAGLAEIARAWETPSRQEVLERVWPTLTRIAIDHAIAEPVAATGGVAVVPGSFTWDDVGDWASLAELLPAGDDGTRLALGAGTEAPAVVTVDSPGALVSTAGGVGVAVAVVGVPDAVVVLTPDALLVTDAAHAQQVKAAVDVLKARGRDDLT